The sequence GCCTGCTCAGGGGACTTGTAGTGAACGGTTCCCACGATCGCGCCCGCTTCGGTTCTCGCCTGGGTGGGAAGCTCGCTCGGCTTTCCCGCCTCGACGAAACCTCTGGTCGGTCTGGCCAGACCGAAGTCGAGCACCTTCAACCGGCCCTCTTCCGTCATTATCACGTTGTCGGGCTTCAGATCGCGATGGATGATGCCTTGCCCGTGGGCGGCGCTCACGGCTTCGGCCAGCGGGATCGCGATCTCGAAAAACTTATCGAGCGCGAGGCCTCTCTTGGGGATCAGCTTGGTGAGCGTCTTTCCTTTCACCAACTCCATCGTGATGAAGTGCACGGAGTCGGCTTTCTCGACCGAGAAGACCGTGACGATGTTGGGATGGTTGAGAGCGGCGAGAGCTTTCGCCTCGCGCTGGAACCGGGCGCGTCGCTCCTCGCTCTCGGCGAGCTCGGGCGGGAGGACTTTGAGAGCAATCTTGCGGTCGAGCTCGATGTCCTCGGCGAGGTAGACGTCCCCCATGCCGCCCGAGCCGAGCTT comes from Vicinamibacteria bacterium and encodes:
- a CDS encoding protein kinase produces the protein MIGRTLSHYRILEKLGSGGMGDVYLAEDIELDRKIALKVLPPELAESEERRARFQREAKALAALNHPNIVTVFSVEKADSVHFITMELVKGKTLTKLIPKRGLALDKFFEIAIPLAEAVSAAHGQGIIHRDLKPDNVIMTEEGRLKVLDFGLARPTRGFVEAGKPSELPTQARTEAGAIVGTVHYKSPEQA